From Nymphaea colorata isolate Beijing-Zhang1983 chromosome 6, ASM883128v2, whole genome shotgun sequence, a single genomic window includes:
- the LOC116255845 gene encoding uncharacterized protein LOC116255845 isoform X2, giving the protein MRILACFSVMKVQNLVGLVWIIGLMIPGLADEIRATMPISAVVQEVNQNYKFERLDEVEKECGFVITQSIKLKTDSISSYTLKNELQFRNGDWKQDKGAAPLMPFDARNISSVSPNNSDFSSPLNLASFEIWSVGDLGHSGKTMNVYGLLELAVLSTGTLSDIPFGGASTFWLSPGRSHLVIQLEGIYTENEQNDGERVLCMLGNGLLPTRAAGSSVPWPGLHTSSSNYYEPTLSRDDKIMFLLRYPSNFTLTTREVRGELKSLNGAEEPLYFDKVSISSQLGAYANYQFGSESYVSKACKPYPCQDNSHEEHIAVYRGDHFCEFIQRFSWGDSFFIVPNWNCKGNVEFCSKLGPFTTGEHIRKMNGSFNSIKLIMQDVRCETGSEGNVSTARISAVLRTVLPFEDLLSAAQRSGLNGMALPAEGIWKSSAGQLCMVGCIGNLKTSAVECNSRISIYMPLSFSINQRRIVIGSVFSLDNATNPYYPLSFERVVHNSDLTHGIRLFYKYTKISLAGAFLERNQPFGFGNLIKKSFLKYPRKELVDERVSLSLLMEDLTLNIPALPDPIPNARFKRTMVRFQILSLDSFLENYRAINASVAGLTEQRNKTIHATEVTEQQLLINVSAELTLVGTLHTNTSTLFLEGLYDPIVGRMYLIGCRDVRASHFAFSEDQELEDGFDCLIEVEVQYPPTTSRWLANPSAKISIASQRNEDDLLYFQPVKLQTFPILYQRQLEDIVTHKGIEGILSILALSIMIACILSQLFYIKANLETVPFISIVMLGVQAVGYSIPLITGAEALFARVSSDSYESYNLKRYQILDYLIKVLVLAAFFLTLRLCQKVLKSRIRLLMRAPLEPRRVPNDKRVLQICLCVHTVGFLVILIVHSASASKRPFQSDSYLDSTGKFRRKHEWETELKEYVGLIQDFFLLPQIVGNILWQINGKPLRKFYYIGVTIVRLFPHIYDYITAPIANPYFSEQYEFVNPTMDFYSKFSDVSIPVVAAILAVVIFIQQRWSYVEIQEAFKLGKKSLLPLGSRVYERLPSRSFEAELVSGVNEAVAEGAQQKRSNI; this is encoded by the coding sequence ATGAGGATCCTAGCCTGCTTTTCAGTAATGAAGGTTCAAAATCTAGTAGGCCTCGTGTGGATCATTGGGTTGATGATCCCTGGTTTAGCAGACGAGATTCGGGCTACTATGCCGATATCTGCAGTCGTCCAGGAAGTTAATCAGAATTATAAATTTGAGCGGCTTGACGAGGTCGAAAAGGAATGTGGGTTTGTTATAACTCAGTCAATCAAACTGAAAACCGATTCAATCTCGTCGTACACTCTGAAGAATGAATTGCAATTCAGGAATGGCGACTGGAAGCAGGATAAGGGTGCAGCGCCGTTGATGCCATTTGATGCCCGAAATATTAGCTCTGTTTCACCTAACAATTCTGATTTTTCCTCTCCTTTGAACTTAGCATCGTTCGAGATATGGAGCGTGGGTGATCTTGGTCATTCTGGGAAAACTATGAATGTATATGGTCTGCTGGAGTTAGCGGTACTTTCTACCGGGACTCTGTCTGACATTCCATTTGGCGGGGCTTCTACTTTCTGGCTTTCTCCTGGTCGATCCCATCTCGTGATTCAGCTTGAAGGAATCTATACTGAAAACGAGCAAAATGATGGGGAACGTGTACTCTGTATGCTGGGTAATGGTCTTTTACCAACTCGTGCGGCAGGCTCTTCGGTCCCGTGGCCTGGACTGCACACTTCTAGTTCTAACTACTATGAACCAACTCTTTCACGtgatgataaaatcatgtttCTCCTTCGTTACCCTTCAAATTTCACACTTACAACTAGAGAAGTTCGAGGGGAACTTAAAAGTTTGAATGGAGCAGAAGAACCTTTATATTTTGACAAAGTATCCATCTCTTCACAGCTGGGAGCATATGCGAATTACCAGTTTGGTTCAGAAAGTTATGTATCAAAAGCATGCAAACCATATCCATGTCAAGATAATTCACATGAGGAACATATAGCCGTCTACAGGGGAGATCATTTTTGTGAATTTATCCAACGATTTTCTTGGGGTGACAGCTTCTTTATTGTACCGAATTGGAATTGCAAGGGTAATGTTGAATTCTGCAGTAAATTAGGACCCTTCACTACTGGAGAGCATATTAGAAAAATGAATGGTAGCTTCAATAGTATCAAATTGATTATGCAAGATGTAAGGTGCGAAACTGGAAGTGAAGGTAACGTGAGTACTGCTAGGATTTCAGCGGTGCTTCGTACTGTTCTTCCCTTTGAGGACCTGCTCTCGGCAGCCCAAAGATCCGGCCTCAATGGCATGGCTCTCCCTGCAGAAGGAATATGGAAATCCTCAGCTGGCCAGCTTTGCATGGTTGGGTGCATTGGAAATTTGAAGACATCTGCAGTTGAATGTAATTCCCGTATATCTATCTATATGCCTCTTTCATTTTCCATCAACCAGAGACGTATCGTTATCGGGAGTGTGTTCAGTCTTGACAATGCAACGAACCCTTATTACCCTTTGTCATTTGAACGTGTGGTACATAATTCTGATCTCACCCATGGCATCCGCCTGTTCtacaaatatacaaaaataagtCTTGCTGGTGCTTTCCTGGAGAGAAACCAGCCTTTCGGCTTTGGtaatctaattaagaaatcattTCTAAAGTACCCAAGAAAAGAACTGGTTGATGAACGGGTCAGTCTTTCCCTTCTCATGGAAGACCTTACCCTGAATATCCCTGCACTGCCTGATCCTATTCCTAATGCTCGTTTTAAGAGGACTATGGTTCGATTTCAGATACTATCACTGGACTCCTTCTTGGAAAATTATCGGGCAATTAATGCATCTGTGGCTGGATTGAcagaacaaagaaataaaacGATTCATGCAACAGAGGTAACTGAACAACAGCTCCTAATAAATGTTTCAGCTGAGTTGACACTTGTTGGAACTCTACATACAAATACTTCCACCTTGTTTCTGGAAGGATTATATGATCCTATTGTAGGAAGGATGTATCTGATAGGCTGCAGAGATGTAAGGGCATCACACTTTGCCTTCTCTGAAGACCAAGAACTTGAAGATGGGTTTGATTGCCTTATTGAGGTCGAAGTTCAATATCCTCCCACAACCTCCCGGTGGTTAGCGAATCCATCTGCAAAGATCTCAATTGCCAGTCAAAGGAATGAAGATGACCTACTGTATTTCCAGCCCGTAAAACTCCAAACTTTTCCAATCCTGTACCAGCGGCAACTTGAAGATATAGTGACTCATAAAGGGATTGAAGGGATTCTTAGTATCTTGGCATTGTCGATAATGATTGCTTGTATTTTGAGCCAACTATTCTATATCAAAGCCAATCTAGAAACAGTTCCATTCATCTCCATTGTAATGCTTGGGGTTCAGGCAGTTGGATATAGTATTCCTCTCATCACTGGTGCTGAAGCACTTTTTGCGAGGGTATCTTCTGATTCTTATGAATCATATAATCTGAAAAGATACCAGATACTTGATTACCTCATCAAGGTTCTTGTGCTGGCTGCATTTTTCCTCACTTTAAGGCTATGCCaaaaggtattgaaatcacgtATTCGCCTTCTCATGCGTGCACCGCTTGAACCAAGACGTGTTCCAAATGATAAGCGGGTACTACAGATATGCTTGTGTGTACATACAGTTGGGTTTCTGGTTATTCTGATTGTTCACAGTGCAAGTGCCAGTAAGAGGCCATTCCAGTCAGACTCATATCTTGATTCAACAGGAAAGTTCCGTAGGAAACATGAATGGGAAACAGAGTTAAAGGAGTATGTAGGTCTTATACAggacttttttcttcttcctcagaTTGTTGGCAACATCCTTTGGCAGATCAATGGCAAGCCACTAAGGAAATTTTACTACATTGGGGTTACAATTGTGAGACTTTTTCCACATATATATGACTACATAACTGCTCCTATAGCCAACCCTTACTTCTCTGAACAATATGAATTTGTAAACCCAACTATGGACTTTTATTCTAAGTTTAGTGATGTTTCAATACCAGTAGTTGCTGCCATTCTTGCAGTTGTTATTTTTATACAACAAAGATGGAGTTATGTGGAAATCCAGGAGGCATTTAAGTTAGGGAAGAAGTCACTTCTGCCTCTAGGCTCACGTGTATATGAAAGGCTCCCATCTAGATCATTTGAAGCAGAGCTTGTTTCTGGTGTTAATGAAGCTGTTGCAGAAGGAGcccaacaaaaaagaag
- the LOC116255845 gene encoding uncharacterized protein LOC116255845 isoform X1, producing the protein MRILACFSVMKVQNLVGLVWIIGLMIPGLADEIRATMPISAVVQEVNQNYKFERLDEVEKECGFVITQSIKLKTDSISSYTLKNELQFRNGDWKQDKGAAPLMPFDARNISSVSPNNSDFSSPLNLASFEIWSVGDLGHSGKTMNVYGLLELAVLSTGTLSDIPFGGASTFWLSPGRSHLVIQLEGIYTENEQNDGERVLCMLGNGLLPTRAAGSSVPWPGLHTSSSNYYEPTLSRDDKIMFLLRYPSNFTLTTREVRGELKSLNGAEEPLYFDKVSISSQLGAYANYQFGSESYVSKACKPYPCQDNSHEEHIAVYRGDHFCEFIQRFSWGDSFFIVPNWNCKGNVEFCSKLGPFTTGEHIRKMNGSFNSIKLIMQDVRCETGSEGNVSTARISAVLRTVLPFEDLLSAAQRSGLNGMALPAEGIWKSSAGQLCMVGCIGNLKTSAVECNSRISIYMPLSFSINQRRIVIGSVFSLDNATNPYYPLSFERVVHNSDLTHGIRLFYKYTKISLAGAFLERNQPFGFGNLIKKSFLKYPRKELVDERVSLSLLMEDLTLNIPALPDPIPNARFKRTMVRFQILSLDSFLENYRAINASVAGLTEQRNKTIHATEVTEQQLLINVSAELTLVGTLHTNTSTLFLEGLYDPIVGRMYLIGCRDVRASHFAFSEDQELEDGFDCLIEVEVQYPPTTSRWLANPSAKISIASQRNEDDLLYFQPVKLQTFPILYQRQLEDIVTHKGIEGILSILALSIMIACILSQLFYIKANLETVPFISIVMLGVQAVGYSIPLITGAEALFARVSSDSYESYNLKRYQILDYLIKVLVLAAFFLTLRLCQKVLKSRIRLLMRAPLEPRRVPNDKRVLQICLCVHTVGFLVILIVHSASASKRPFQSDSYLDSTGKFRRKHEWETELKEYVGLIQDFFLLPQIVGNILWQINGKPLRKFYYIGVTIVRLFPHIYDYITAPIANPYFSEQYEFVNPTMDFYSKFSDVSIPVVAAILAVVIFIQQRWSYVEIQEAFKLGKKSLLPLGSRVYERLPSRSFEAELVSGVNEAVAEGAQQKRRDERLIQG; encoded by the coding sequence ATGAGGATCCTAGCCTGCTTTTCAGTAATGAAGGTTCAAAATCTAGTAGGCCTCGTGTGGATCATTGGGTTGATGATCCCTGGTTTAGCAGACGAGATTCGGGCTACTATGCCGATATCTGCAGTCGTCCAGGAAGTTAATCAGAATTATAAATTTGAGCGGCTTGACGAGGTCGAAAAGGAATGTGGGTTTGTTATAACTCAGTCAATCAAACTGAAAACCGATTCAATCTCGTCGTACACTCTGAAGAATGAATTGCAATTCAGGAATGGCGACTGGAAGCAGGATAAGGGTGCAGCGCCGTTGATGCCATTTGATGCCCGAAATATTAGCTCTGTTTCACCTAACAATTCTGATTTTTCCTCTCCTTTGAACTTAGCATCGTTCGAGATATGGAGCGTGGGTGATCTTGGTCATTCTGGGAAAACTATGAATGTATATGGTCTGCTGGAGTTAGCGGTACTTTCTACCGGGACTCTGTCTGACATTCCATTTGGCGGGGCTTCTACTTTCTGGCTTTCTCCTGGTCGATCCCATCTCGTGATTCAGCTTGAAGGAATCTATACTGAAAACGAGCAAAATGATGGGGAACGTGTACTCTGTATGCTGGGTAATGGTCTTTTACCAACTCGTGCGGCAGGCTCTTCGGTCCCGTGGCCTGGACTGCACACTTCTAGTTCTAACTACTATGAACCAACTCTTTCACGtgatgataaaatcatgtttCTCCTTCGTTACCCTTCAAATTTCACACTTACAACTAGAGAAGTTCGAGGGGAACTTAAAAGTTTGAATGGAGCAGAAGAACCTTTATATTTTGACAAAGTATCCATCTCTTCACAGCTGGGAGCATATGCGAATTACCAGTTTGGTTCAGAAAGTTATGTATCAAAAGCATGCAAACCATATCCATGTCAAGATAATTCACATGAGGAACATATAGCCGTCTACAGGGGAGATCATTTTTGTGAATTTATCCAACGATTTTCTTGGGGTGACAGCTTCTTTATTGTACCGAATTGGAATTGCAAGGGTAATGTTGAATTCTGCAGTAAATTAGGACCCTTCACTACTGGAGAGCATATTAGAAAAATGAATGGTAGCTTCAATAGTATCAAATTGATTATGCAAGATGTAAGGTGCGAAACTGGAAGTGAAGGTAACGTGAGTACTGCTAGGATTTCAGCGGTGCTTCGTACTGTTCTTCCCTTTGAGGACCTGCTCTCGGCAGCCCAAAGATCCGGCCTCAATGGCATGGCTCTCCCTGCAGAAGGAATATGGAAATCCTCAGCTGGCCAGCTTTGCATGGTTGGGTGCATTGGAAATTTGAAGACATCTGCAGTTGAATGTAATTCCCGTATATCTATCTATATGCCTCTTTCATTTTCCATCAACCAGAGACGTATCGTTATCGGGAGTGTGTTCAGTCTTGACAATGCAACGAACCCTTATTACCCTTTGTCATTTGAACGTGTGGTACATAATTCTGATCTCACCCATGGCATCCGCCTGTTCtacaaatatacaaaaataagtCTTGCTGGTGCTTTCCTGGAGAGAAACCAGCCTTTCGGCTTTGGtaatctaattaagaaatcattTCTAAAGTACCCAAGAAAAGAACTGGTTGATGAACGGGTCAGTCTTTCCCTTCTCATGGAAGACCTTACCCTGAATATCCCTGCACTGCCTGATCCTATTCCTAATGCTCGTTTTAAGAGGACTATGGTTCGATTTCAGATACTATCACTGGACTCCTTCTTGGAAAATTATCGGGCAATTAATGCATCTGTGGCTGGATTGAcagaacaaagaaataaaacGATTCATGCAACAGAGGTAACTGAACAACAGCTCCTAATAAATGTTTCAGCTGAGTTGACACTTGTTGGAACTCTACATACAAATACTTCCACCTTGTTTCTGGAAGGATTATATGATCCTATTGTAGGAAGGATGTATCTGATAGGCTGCAGAGATGTAAGGGCATCACACTTTGCCTTCTCTGAAGACCAAGAACTTGAAGATGGGTTTGATTGCCTTATTGAGGTCGAAGTTCAATATCCTCCCACAACCTCCCGGTGGTTAGCGAATCCATCTGCAAAGATCTCAATTGCCAGTCAAAGGAATGAAGATGACCTACTGTATTTCCAGCCCGTAAAACTCCAAACTTTTCCAATCCTGTACCAGCGGCAACTTGAAGATATAGTGACTCATAAAGGGATTGAAGGGATTCTTAGTATCTTGGCATTGTCGATAATGATTGCTTGTATTTTGAGCCAACTATTCTATATCAAAGCCAATCTAGAAACAGTTCCATTCATCTCCATTGTAATGCTTGGGGTTCAGGCAGTTGGATATAGTATTCCTCTCATCACTGGTGCTGAAGCACTTTTTGCGAGGGTATCTTCTGATTCTTATGAATCATATAATCTGAAAAGATACCAGATACTTGATTACCTCATCAAGGTTCTTGTGCTGGCTGCATTTTTCCTCACTTTAAGGCTATGCCaaaaggtattgaaatcacgtATTCGCCTTCTCATGCGTGCACCGCTTGAACCAAGACGTGTTCCAAATGATAAGCGGGTACTACAGATATGCTTGTGTGTACATACAGTTGGGTTTCTGGTTATTCTGATTGTTCACAGTGCAAGTGCCAGTAAGAGGCCATTCCAGTCAGACTCATATCTTGATTCAACAGGAAAGTTCCGTAGGAAACATGAATGGGAAACAGAGTTAAAGGAGTATGTAGGTCTTATACAggacttttttcttcttcctcagaTTGTTGGCAACATCCTTTGGCAGATCAATGGCAAGCCACTAAGGAAATTTTACTACATTGGGGTTACAATTGTGAGACTTTTTCCACATATATATGACTACATAACTGCTCCTATAGCCAACCCTTACTTCTCTGAACAATATGAATTTGTAAACCCAACTATGGACTTTTATTCTAAGTTTAGTGATGTTTCAATACCAGTAGTTGCTGCCATTCTTGCAGTTGTTATTTTTATACAACAAAGATGGAGTTATGTGGAAATCCAGGAGGCATTTAAGTTAGGGAAGAAGTCACTTCTGCCTCTAGGCTCACGTGTATATGAAAGGCTCCCATCTAGATCATTTGAAGCAGAGCTTGTTTCTGGTGTTAATGAAGCTGTTGCAGAAGGAGcccaacaaaaaagaag